Proteins from a genomic interval of Physeter macrocephalus isolate SW-GA chromosome 21, ASM283717v5, whole genome shotgun sequence:
- the SLC7A3 gene encoding cationic amino acid transporter 3 isoform X1, whose product MLWQELCRFGQKLVRRRTLEPGMAETRLARCLTTLDLVALGVGSTLGAGVYVLAGEVAKDKAGPSIVICFLVASLSSMLAGLCYAEFGARVPRSGSAYLYSYVTVGELWAFTTGWNLILSYVIGTASVARAWSSAFDNLIGNHISQTLQGSISLHVPHVLAEYPDFFAMGLVLLLTGLLALGASESALVTKVFTVVNLLVLGFVIISGFIKGDLHNWKLTEEDYKLAMAGLNDTYSLGPLGSGGFVPFGFEGILRGAATCFYAFVGFDCIATTGEEAQNPQRSIPTGIVISLFVCFLAYFGVSSALTLMMPYYQLQPESPLPEAFLYSGWAPARYVVAIGSLCALSTSLLGSMFPMPRVIYAMAEDGLLFRVLARIYTGTHTPIVATVVSGIIAAFMAFLFELTDLVDLMSIGTLLAYSLVAICVLILRYQPDQEMRNEEGEVELQEEKIHEAEKLTLQGLCCPLNSIPTPLSGQVVYVCSSLLALLLSVLCLVLAQWSTPLLSGDPVWTAVFVLLLMLITGITGVIWRQPQSSTPLHFKVPALPLLPLMSIFVNIYLMMQMTAGTWARFGVWMLIGFAIYFGYGMQHSLEEVKSDQPPLKSRAKTVDLDLSSACTHSI is encoded by the exons ATGCTGTGGCAGGAGCTTTGCAGATTTGGTCAAAAGCTGGTACGCAGACGTACACTGGAGCCAGGCATGGCTGAGACTCGCCTTGCTAGATGCCTGACCACTCTGGATTTAGTGGCCCTAGGTGTGGGCAGCACATTGGGTGCAGGTGTGTATGTCCTGGCTGGCGAGGTGGCCAAAGATAAAGCCGGACCATCCATTGTGATCTGCTTTTTGGTGGCCTCCCTATCTTCTATGTTGGCTGGGCTGTGCTATGCAGAGTTTGGTGCTCGGGTTCCCCGTTCTGGTTCTGCGTATCTCTACAGCTATGTCACTGTGGGTGAACTCTGGGCCTTCACCACTGGCTGGAACCTCATCCTCTCCTATGTCATCG GTACAGCCAGTGTGGCCCGGGCCTGGAGCTCAGCTTTTGACAACCTGATTGGGAACCACATCTCTCAGACCCTGCAGGGGAGCATCTCACTGCACGTTCCCCATGTCCTCGCAGAATATCCAGACTTTTTTGCTATGGGCCTTGTGTTGTTGCTCACCG GATTGCTGGCCCTGGGGGCTAGTGAGTCAGCCCTGGTTACCAAAGTGTTCACGGTGGTGAATCTTTTGGTTCTCGGTTTTGTCATCATCTCTGGCTTCATTAAGGGAGATCTGCACAACTGGAAGCTCACAGAAGAGGACTACAAACTGGCCATGGCTGGACTCAATGACACCTATAG CTTGGGCCCTCTGGGCTCTGGAGGGTTTGTGCCTTTCGGCTTCGAGGGGATTCTCCGTGGAGCAGCGACCTGTTTCTATGCATTTGTTGGTTTCGACTGTATTGCTACCACTG GGGAAGAGGCCCAGAATCCCCAGCGTTCCATCCCCACAGGCATTGTGATTTCACTCTTCGTCTGCTTTTTGGCCTATTTTGGTGTCTCTTCGGCACTCACGCTCATGATGCCTTACTACCAGCTTCAACCCGAGAGCCCTTTGCCTGAGGCCTTTCTCTATTCTGGATGGGCCCCTGCCCGCTATGTTGTAGCCATCGGATCCCTGTGTGCTCTTTCTACCAG CCTCTTGGGCTCTATGTTCCCCATGCCTCGGGTGATCTACGCGATGGCAGAGGATGGCCTCCTGTTTCGTGTCCTTGCCCGGATCTACACCGGCACACACACCCCCATCGTGGCCACTGTGGTCTCTGGCATTATCGCAG CATTCATGGCATTCCTCTTTGAACTCACTGATCTGGTGGACCTCATGTCAATTGGGACCCTGCTTGCTTACTCCCTGGTGGCTATTTGTGTTCTCATCCTCAG GTATCAGCCTGACCAGGAGATGAGGAATGAGGAAGGTGAAGTGGAGTTGCAGGAGGAGAAGATCCATGAAGCAGAGAAGCTGACCCTACAGGGACTATGTTGTCCACTCAACTCCATCCCGACTCCACTCTCTGGCCAAGTTGTCTATGTTTGTTCCTCACTGCTTG CTCTACTGCTGAGTGTCCTTTGCCTGGTGCTGGCCCAGTGGTCCACTCCACTGCTTTCTGGAGACCCAGTGTGGACTGCAGTGTTTGTGCTACTCCTGATGCTCATTACTGGGATCACTGGAGTCATCTGGAGACAGCCACAGAGCTCCACTCCACTTCACTTTAAG GTACCTGCTTTGCCTCTCCTCCCATTAATGAGCATCTTTGTGAATATTTACCTTATGATGCAGATGACAGCTGGCACCTGGGCCCGATTTGGGGTCTGGATGCTGATTG GGTTTGCTATCTACTTCggctatgggatgcagcacagCCTGGAAGAGGTTAAGAGTGACCAACCCCCACTCAAGTCTAGGGCCAAAACTGTAGACCTGGATCTCAGCAGTGCCTGTACACATTCGATTTGA
- the SLC7A3 gene encoding cationic amino acid transporter 3 isoform X2, which translates to MLWQELCRFGQKLVRRRTLEPGMAETRLARCLTTLDLVALGVGSTLGAGTASVARAWSSAFDNLIGNHISQTLQGSISLHVPHVLAEYPDFFAMGLVLLLTGLLALGASESALVTKVFTVVNLLVLGFVIISGFIKGDLHNWKLTEEDYKLAMAGLNDTYSLGPLGSGGFVPFGFEGILRGAATCFYAFVGFDCIATTGEEAQNPQRSIPTGIVISLFVCFLAYFGVSSALTLMMPYYQLQPESPLPEAFLYSGWAPARYVVAIGSLCALSTSLLGSMFPMPRVIYAMAEDGLLFRVLARIYTGTHTPIVATVVSGIIAAFMAFLFELTDLVDLMSIGTLLAYSLVAICVLILRYQPDQEMRNEEGEVELQEEKIHEAEKLTLQGLCCPLNSIPTPLSGQVVYVCSSLLALLLSVLCLVLAQWSTPLLSGDPVWTAVFVLLLMLITGITGVIWRQPQSSTPLHFKVPALPLLPLMSIFVNIYLMMQMTAGTWARFGVWMLIGFAIYFGYGMQHSLEEVKSDQPPLKSRAKTVDLDLSSACTHSI; encoded by the exons ATGCTGTGGCAGGAGCTTTGCAGATTTGGTCAAAAGCTGGTACGCAGACGTACACTGGAGCCAGGCATGGCTGAGACTCGCCTTGCTAGATGCCTGACCACTCTGGATTTAGTGGCCCTAGGTGTGGGCAGCACATTGGGTGCAG GTACAGCCAGTGTGGCCCGGGCCTGGAGCTCAGCTTTTGACAACCTGATTGGGAACCACATCTCTCAGACCCTGCAGGGGAGCATCTCACTGCACGTTCCCCATGTCCTCGCAGAATATCCAGACTTTTTTGCTATGGGCCTTGTGTTGTTGCTCACCG GATTGCTGGCCCTGGGGGCTAGTGAGTCAGCCCTGGTTACCAAAGTGTTCACGGTGGTGAATCTTTTGGTTCTCGGTTTTGTCATCATCTCTGGCTTCATTAAGGGAGATCTGCACAACTGGAAGCTCACAGAAGAGGACTACAAACTGGCCATGGCTGGACTCAATGACACCTATAG CTTGGGCCCTCTGGGCTCTGGAGGGTTTGTGCCTTTCGGCTTCGAGGGGATTCTCCGTGGAGCAGCGACCTGTTTCTATGCATTTGTTGGTTTCGACTGTATTGCTACCACTG GGGAAGAGGCCCAGAATCCCCAGCGTTCCATCCCCACAGGCATTGTGATTTCACTCTTCGTCTGCTTTTTGGCCTATTTTGGTGTCTCTTCGGCACTCACGCTCATGATGCCTTACTACCAGCTTCAACCCGAGAGCCCTTTGCCTGAGGCCTTTCTCTATTCTGGATGGGCCCCTGCCCGCTATGTTGTAGCCATCGGATCCCTGTGTGCTCTTTCTACCAG CCTCTTGGGCTCTATGTTCCCCATGCCTCGGGTGATCTACGCGATGGCAGAGGATGGCCTCCTGTTTCGTGTCCTTGCCCGGATCTACACCGGCACACACACCCCCATCGTGGCCACTGTGGTCTCTGGCATTATCGCAG CATTCATGGCATTCCTCTTTGAACTCACTGATCTGGTGGACCTCATGTCAATTGGGACCCTGCTTGCTTACTCCCTGGTGGCTATTTGTGTTCTCATCCTCAG GTATCAGCCTGACCAGGAGATGAGGAATGAGGAAGGTGAAGTGGAGTTGCAGGAGGAGAAGATCCATGAAGCAGAGAAGCTGACCCTACAGGGACTATGTTGTCCACTCAACTCCATCCCGACTCCACTCTCTGGCCAAGTTGTCTATGTTTGTTCCTCACTGCTTG CTCTACTGCTGAGTGTCCTTTGCCTGGTGCTGGCCCAGTGGTCCACTCCACTGCTTTCTGGAGACCCAGTGTGGACTGCAGTGTTTGTGCTACTCCTGATGCTCATTACTGGGATCACTGGAGTCATCTGGAGACAGCCACAGAGCTCCACTCCACTTCACTTTAAG GTACCTGCTTTGCCTCTCCTCCCATTAATGAGCATCTTTGTGAATATTTACCTTATGATGCAGATGACAGCTGGCACCTGGGCCCGATTTGGGGTCTGGATGCTGATTG GGTTTGCTATCTACTTCggctatgggatgcagcacagCCTGGAAGAGGTTAAGAGTGACCAACCCCCACTCAAGTCTAGGGCCAAAACTGTAGACCTGGATCTCAGCAGTGCCTGTACACATTCGATTTGA
- the SLC7A3 gene encoding cationic amino acid transporter 3 isoform X3 encodes MLWQELCRFGQKLVRRRTLEPGMAETRLARCLTTLDLVALGVGSTLGAASVARAWSSAFDNLIGNHISQTLQGSISLHVPHVLAEYPDFFAMGLVLLLTGLLALGASESALVTKVFTVVNLLVLGFVIISGFIKGDLHNWKLTEEDYKLAMAGLNDTYSLGPLGSGGFVPFGFEGILRGAATCFYAFVGFDCIATTGEEAQNPQRSIPTGIVISLFVCFLAYFGVSSALTLMMPYYQLQPESPLPEAFLYSGWAPARYVVAIGSLCALSTSLLGSMFPMPRVIYAMAEDGLLFRVLARIYTGTHTPIVATVVSGIIAAFMAFLFELTDLVDLMSIGTLLAYSLVAICVLILRYQPDQEMRNEEGEVELQEEKIHEAEKLTLQGLCCPLNSIPTPLSGQVVYVCSSLLALLLSVLCLVLAQWSTPLLSGDPVWTAVFVLLLMLITGITGVIWRQPQSSTPLHFKVPALPLLPLMSIFVNIYLMMQMTAGTWARFGVWMLIGFAIYFGYGMQHSLEEVKSDQPPLKSRAKTVDLDLSSACTHSI; translated from the exons ATGCTGTGGCAGGAGCTTTGCAGATTTGGTCAAAAGCTGGTACGCAGACGTACACTGGAGCCAGGCATGGCTGAGACTCGCCTTGCTAGATGCCTGACCACTCTGGATTTAGTGGCCCTAGGTGTGGGCAGCACATTGGGTGCAG CCAGTGTGGCCCGGGCCTGGAGCTCAGCTTTTGACAACCTGATTGGGAACCACATCTCTCAGACCCTGCAGGGGAGCATCTCACTGCACGTTCCCCATGTCCTCGCAGAATATCCAGACTTTTTTGCTATGGGCCTTGTGTTGTTGCTCACCG GATTGCTGGCCCTGGGGGCTAGTGAGTCAGCCCTGGTTACCAAAGTGTTCACGGTGGTGAATCTTTTGGTTCTCGGTTTTGTCATCATCTCTGGCTTCATTAAGGGAGATCTGCACAACTGGAAGCTCACAGAAGAGGACTACAAACTGGCCATGGCTGGACTCAATGACACCTATAG CTTGGGCCCTCTGGGCTCTGGAGGGTTTGTGCCTTTCGGCTTCGAGGGGATTCTCCGTGGAGCAGCGACCTGTTTCTATGCATTTGTTGGTTTCGACTGTATTGCTACCACTG GGGAAGAGGCCCAGAATCCCCAGCGTTCCATCCCCACAGGCATTGTGATTTCACTCTTCGTCTGCTTTTTGGCCTATTTTGGTGTCTCTTCGGCACTCACGCTCATGATGCCTTACTACCAGCTTCAACCCGAGAGCCCTTTGCCTGAGGCCTTTCTCTATTCTGGATGGGCCCCTGCCCGCTATGTTGTAGCCATCGGATCCCTGTGTGCTCTTTCTACCAG CCTCTTGGGCTCTATGTTCCCCATGCCTCGGGTGATCTACGCGATGGCAGAGGATGGCCTCCTGTTTCGTGTCCTTGCCCGGATCTACACCGGCACACACACCCCCATCGTGGCCACTGTGGTCTCTGGCATTATCGCAG CATTCATGGCATTCCTCTTTGAACTCACTGATCTGGTGGACCTCATGTCAATTGGGACCCTGCTTGCTTACTCCCTGGTGGCTATTTGTGTTCTCATCCTCAG GTATCAGCCTGACCAGGAGATGAGGAATGAGGAAGGTGAAGTGGAGTTGCAGGAGGAGAAGATCCATGAAGCAGAGAAGCTGACCCTACAGGGACTATGTTGTCCACTCAACTCCATCCCGACTCCACTCTCTGGCCAAGTTGTCTATGTTTGTTCCTCACTGCTTG CTCTACTGCTGAGTGTCCTTTGCCTGGTGCTGGCCCAGTGGTCCACTCCACTGCTTTCTGGAGACCCAGTGTGGACTGCAGTGTTTGTGCTACTCCTGATGCTCATTACTGGGATCACTGGAGTCATCTGGAGACAGCCACAGAGCTCCACTCCACTTCACTTTAAG GTACCTGCTTTGCCTCTCCTCCCATTAATGAGCATCTTTGTGAATATTTACCTTATGATGCAGATGACAGCTGGCACCTGGGCCCGATTTGGGGTCTGGATGCTGATTG GGTTTGCTATCTACTTCggctatgggatgcagcacagCCTGGAAGAGGTTAAGAGTGACCAACCCCCACTCAAGTCTAGGGCCAAAACTGTAGACCTGGATCTCAGCAGTGCCTGTACACATTCGATTTGA